The Argentina anserina chromosome 3, drPotAnse1.1, whole genome shotgun sequence genome includes a region encoding these proteins:
- the LOC126788220 gene encoding uncharacterized protein LOC126788220 — MEQQTEKEAIREASAEVSNEFKTLIDAQDLDSLKQLQHLILGRLQDGNAVLSHFNEVSQNCFAEVSGDFARNTRLLRSMKSDLEYIFQKLRSMKSRILATYPDAFPDDSKKEVHDQRPDLEMPL; from the exons ATGGAGCAGCAGACTGAGAAAGAAGCGATTAGGGAAGCATCAGCTGAGGtttccaatgaattcaaaaccctaattgATGCCCAGGATTTGGATTCCCTCAAACAACTTCAGCACCTCat ATTGGGGAGGTTGCAAGATGGCAATGCAGTCCTGTCACACTTTAATGAAGTTTCACAGAACTGCTTTGCTGAGGTTTCTGGAGATTTTgctagaaacacacgcctttTACGGTCTATGAAGTCTGATCTTGAATACATATTCCAGAAGTTAAG GAGCATGAAGTCAAGAATTTTGGCTACCTATCCGGATGCATTCCCGGATGACTCCAAAAAAGAAGTACATGACCAAAGACCAGACCTTGAGATGCCTCTTTGA
- the LOC126786889 gene encoding pre-mRNA-splicing factor SPF27 homolog — translation MATTTATTGAASTEILMLEAPSKGPSWPVLITNVEIIDALPYIDQNYYSSTAVKNEVDLMVEDELCRSTKKPADFLKDLPPLAKPEFKNNPVPVREYDRVRDSKPPVVLDFSRDKAEMPKWSDEASWD, via the coding sequence ATGGCGACCACCACCGCCACTACCGGCGCCGCTAGCACCGAAATCTTAATGTTAGAAGCTCCGTCGAAAGGTCCATCATGGCCGGTCCTCATAACCAACGTGGAAATCATCGACGCATTACCTTACATCGACCAAAACTACTACTCCAGCACCGCCGTCAAGAACGAGGTCGACCTCATGGTGGAAGACGAGCTATGTCGCAGCACCAAGAAACCCGCCGATTTCCTCAAAGACTTGCCGCCGCTCGCCAAGCCCGAGTTCAAGAATAATCCAGTTCCGGTGAGAGAGTACGACCGCGTGAGGGATTCAAAACCGCCAGTGGTGCTTGATTTCTCCAGAGATAAGGCAGAGATGCCGAAGTGGAGTGATGAAGCTTCTTGGGATTAG